From Nerophis lumbriciformis linkage group LG11, RoL_Nlum_v2.1, whole genome shotgun sequence, one genomic window encodes:
- the scd gene encoding acyl-CoA desaturase gives MTEAEEKKQQKQEQEQERTSGNGPPEACREDVFDHTYKEQEGPKPPLVIVWRNVITMTLLHTGAAYGVLLIPAAFTATLLWSILCFLVSALGVTAGAHRLWSHRSYKASLPLRIFLGVANSMAFQNDIYEWARDHRVHHKYSETDADPHNAVRGFFFAHIGWLMVRKHPEVIEKGGKLELNDLLSDKVVMFQRKHYKESVLLMCFFIPMFVPWYFWGETLWVAYFVPALLRYTLVLNATWLVNSAAHMWGNRPYDKTINPRENKFVTFSAIGEGFHNYHHTFPYDYATSEFGCKLNITTCFIDLMCLLGLAKDRKRVSHEVVQARIQRTGEGSYRSG, from the exons ATGACGGAGGCGGAGGAGAAGAAGCAGCAgaagcaggaacaggaacagGAACGCACCTCCGGCAATGGTCCTCCGGAGGCCTGCCGGGAAGATGTTTTTGACCACACGTACAAGGAGCAGGAAGGCCCCAAACCTCCACTGGTCATCGTGTGGCGGAACGTCATCACGATGACACTGTTGCACACAGGTGCCGCCTACGGAGTGCTCCTCATCCCCGCAGCCTTCACAGCCACCCTGCTTTGGT CAATCCTTTGCTTTTTGGTAAGTGCATTAGGAGTGACGGCAGGAGCTCACCGCCTGTGGAGTCACAGGTCCTACAAGGCCTCTTTACCTTTGAGGATCTTTCTGGGCGTGGCGAACTCCATGGCCTTTCAG AATGACATCTACGAGTGGGCCCGGGACCACAGGGTCCACCACAAGTACTCCGAGACGGACGCCGACCCTCACAACGCGGTGCGGGGCTTCTTCTTCGCCCACATCGGTTGGCTGATGGTGCGCAAACACCCCGAGGTCATCGAAAAAGGAGGCAAGCTGGAACTGAACGACCTGTTGTCCGACAAAGTAGTCATGTTTCAGAGGAA GCACTACAAGGAGTCCGTGCTGCTCATGTGCTTCTTCATCCCCATGTTCGTGCCTTGGTACTTTTGGGGGGAGACCCTGTGGGTGGCCTACTTTGTGCCGGCGCTGCTGCGCTACACGCTGGTGCTCAACGCCACCTGGCTGGTCAACAGCGCCGCGCACATGTGGGGCAACAGGCCCTACGACAAGACCATCAACCCCCGGGAGAACAAGTTTGTCACGTTCAGCGCCATAG GCGAAGGCTTTCACAACTACCACCACACGTTCCCCTACGACTACGCCACCAGCGAGTTCGGCTGCAAGCTAAACATCACCACCTGCTTCATCGACTTGATGTGCCTCCTGGGTCTGGCCAAGGACCGCAAGAGAGTGTCCCACGAGGTGGTGCAGGCCCGGATACAGCGCACGGGCGAAGGCAGCTACCGCAGTGGCTAA